From Chloroflexota bacterium:
GCGGCGCACGGATATTTTGAAGATGTATATCATCGTGGTTATGATGGCTGTCCATACAATGAAGAGGATGGCAGTTATCACCCAGGAAGTTAAAAGTGCGTAGGCCATATACTATGCTTTCCCTCTGAATCTCGGTTTGCATCAGGCATTTGAGTCCGAGAGAACTGTCCATAAGCCATAATGGCAAGGACGGATTGGTTAGTTCCATCCTTGCCATTGGATCACTTGTGTTTCAGATAGGGATTTCCTACATTCTTATTCTCGTGGTGGTGGTTTGTTGCCTGTGCCTTGCTCCCAAGCAGATTTTATATGCCTTAAGTAAGCCCCTAATCTGCTGGCAAATGCAGGACTGGCGGAGGGTCCAATGTTGCCCAAGTTGGAAAAGTTCACCGGGACTGAGTACGAAGGGGGAATAGACATGTCCCGCTGCGCCAGCGAAACTCCATCCGCAAAGAATATATTTTCGTATTTTGGACCCGAAGGTGTGATTATTATCGTTGGCTTGTCGTATGTAGGCTTCCAGGTAACGACATTGTACACCAGATTTCCAGGAGTACTTAGACCCTCCGCAACCCGCCTGTGAGCTTCCCAAATCGGTATCCAGCGCGGATCCCTGTAGCCTTCCGGCAATGTCATCTAGCTGCTCCCGTCCGTTTCGTCGTCATCCGTATGGTCTTCGATCAGCCCCACCAGCTTCCTCAGTAGGTCGTTCATCGTGTCCGTGCGCCGCAGCGAGTCGTCCTGCATCTTCTCGTACCACAGCCGCTCGCAGTGAGTGGAAGCGGTCATCGAACTGGGGCAGCCGGGGTAGCGTTCCTTGCGATTCCCGGGGTAGCCGTATTGCGACGGATTGGCGCGTATCCGGTTACCGTCTTCATCTCTCATGTACCGCCATGTTGCTGTATTCCCGGGGCACGCGCCTCCCTGCGTGCAGTGTCTCTCATTAGCCATTTCTATATGCCTCCATAAGACTCAAAATTAGGTCTCATCACGACCTCTGAAGACATATTAGAATACATGTTCCTATCTGCCAATCCCTAAATCAACGAATTTGGAAAATTAGTTCTAGCTCCTTCGCACATTCAAGTAAAGAAATGGAACAGAAAACACAGGCCCTTTTCCTTCACCTCTGCCGAATACCGAGAACTGACGACCGAGAACCTAGTTCATAGTCAACCCGCCGTCCACATTGATTGACTGCCCCGTGATGTTCATCGCGGCTTCGGACGCAAGGAATGCGGCAAGGTTTCCGATGTCGTCGGGCGTCTGCTCTCTGCCGAGCGGCGTATCTCTCTCCACGTATTCCACGAACAGCTCTCGCGGCGTCTTCTCCTCCGGGTTCGGCGTCATCGTTTGGCGCGACGCGATGCGCTGCCACATCGGAGTCCACAGCAGCCCCGGGCAGATAGCGTTCACATTGATGTTGTGCGGCGCGAGCATCTGCGCCTGCGATTGCGTCAGATTTATCACGGCTGCCTTTGAAGCATTGTAAGGCGGGTTGCGGTTGCTGCCCCGCCTTCCGGCGATGGACGCGATGTTGACAATCTTTCCGTACCGTCGCTCTATCATATGCGGCGCTACGGCGTCGGTAACCCGCGCCACGCCTCTGAGATTCACCTCGTAGATCAGCGTCCAGTCATCTTCGTTCGGCATATCGCGCTCTTCCCAGCCTCCCGAACCGATGACTCCGGCGTTGTTCACCAGAATGTCGAT
This genomic window contains:
- a CDS encoding glucose 1-dehydrogenase, which codes for MLYIQKDSKTGGAAMDVSGKTALVTGGGRGIGRGISLALARNGADVAVADIVAENAESVADEVRGLGRRALALTVDVTSQDSADDMASQALAEFGAIDILVNNAGVIGSGGWEERDMPNEDDWTLIYEVNLRGVARVTDAVAPHMIERRYGKIVNIASIAGRRGSNRNPPYNASKAAVINLTQSQAQMLAPHNINVNAICPGLLWTPMWQRIASRQTMTPNPEEKTPRELFVEYVERDTPLGREQTPDDIGNLAAFLASEAAMNITGQSINVDGGLTMN